In Corythoichthys intestinalis isolate RoL2023-P3 chromosome 4, ASM3026506v1, whole genome shotgun sequence, a genomic segment contains:
- the LOC130914293 gene encoding uncharacterized protein LOC130914293, which produces MKGGTDRKLPRSLEIHTSKLLANHQHTSERKQLISTATVSAKNQEIHNYVPVRPNANRDVSIHSMDGSPNEQLSSAHSSIVYSSVLLANQNKLSTVLVEDVEKTPPPLQIATSEDEDPVGQLTLKTTRDANGQLKLTSVHFHVEKLESKKDLVLAQLNRLNSSESSDSGCVDETLNTPTPRDSDSTHSDPLGVYLRNDVLPKDVNPTSEYKQNWMPLIAPKDKQDYVSRDQPWGFSGFRETEEGDLNDNAGMPGKFLQGWVLQIQE; this is translated from the exons ATGAAGGGCGGGACGGACAGGAAGCTGCCACGCTCACTG GAGATACATACTAGCAAACTACTGGCAAACCATCAGCATACCTCAGAGAGGAAACAGCTTATTTCCACTGCGACCGTCTCTGCTAAAAATCAGGAAATCCACAATTATGTTCCTGTCAGGCCTAACGCAAACAGGGATGTTTCCATACACAGTATGGACGGGAGTCCAAATGAACAGCTGTCCAGTGCCCATTCATCTATCGTCTACAGTTCTGTGTTGCTGGCTAATCAGAACAAGCTCTCAACAGTCCTCGTGGAAGATGTGGAAAAAACACCACCTCCTCTACAAATTGCAACCTCTGAGGACGAGGATCCGGTTGGACAGCTGACGTTGAAGACCACGCGAGACGCAAACGGTCAACTTAAGTTGACGTCAGTCCATTTCCATGTAGAAAAGCTTGAATCTAAAAAGGACTTGGTTTTAGCTCAGCTGAATCGCTTGAATAGCTCTGAATCGTCGGACTCCGGGTGTGTGGATGAGACGCTAAACACTCCGACCCCAAGGGACTCTGACTCAACTCATTCAGATCCACTTGGAGTTTACCTACGCAATGACGTACTACCAAAAGATGTCAATCCAACTTCGGAATACAAACAAAACTGGATGCCTCTAATTGCGCCTAAAGACAAGCAAGACTACGTGAGCAGAGATCAACCTTGGGGGTTTTCTGGTTTTAGAGAAACAGAGGAAGGCGATTTAAATGACAATGCAGGAATGCCAGGAAAATTTCTTCAAGGTTGGGTGTTACAGATACAAGAGTGA